A window of the Sphaerobacter thermophilus DSM 20745 genome harbors these coding sequences:
- a CDS encoding dienelactone hydrolase family protein gives MSDEPLHDQEHQDERRAGEPSGEVSPSDPVAGSREVMVPFRAVALAGTITLPDRARGVVLFAHGSGSSRFSPRNRFVAGELHAARLGTLLIDLLTPEEEAIDQRTRALRFDIGLLAERVAAATAWLGEQRETRGLPIGYFGASTGAAAALVAAAQLPSAVGAVVSRGGRPDLARDALRRVIAPTLLIVGGQDTAVIPLNEAALASLPGVKRLETVPGATHLFEEPGALETVACLARDWFVRYLPVGDVA, from the coding sequence GACGAGCCGCTGCACGACCAGGAACACCAGGACGAGCGTCGTGCGGGGGAGCCGAGCGGTGAGGTGAGTCCCTCTGATCCCGTGGCTGGGAGCCGCGAGGTCATGGTGCCGTTCAGGGCCGTGGCGCTGGCCGGGACTATCACGCTCCCTGATCGGGCGCGGGGCGTAGTGCTGTTCGCCCACGGGAGTGGCAGTAGCCGGTTCAGCCCGCGTAACCGCTTCGTTGCCGGGGAGCTGCACGCGGCACGGCTGGGCACGCTGCTGATCGACCTGCTGACCCCGGAGGAGGAGGCGATCGACCAGCGCACGCGCGCGCTGCGCTTCGACATCGGCTTGTTGGCTGAGCGGGTCGCCGCCGCGACCGCGTGGCTCGGGGAGCAGCGGGAGACGCGCGGTCTCCCGATTGGCTACTTCGGCGCCAGCACCGGCGCCGCGGCCGCGCTGGTCGCCGCGGCGCAGTTGCCGAGCGCAGTCGGGGCGGTCGTCTCGCGCGGCGGCAGGCCGGACCTCGCCCGGGATGCCCTGCGGAGGGTCATCGCGCCGACGCTGCTGATCGTGGGCGGGCAGGATACGGCCGTCATCCCACTCAACGAGGCGGCGCTAGCGTCCTTGCCGGGGGTGAAGCGGCTTGAGACCGTGCCCGGCGCCACCCATCTCTTCGAGGAGCCGGGCGCGCTGGAGACGGTCGCATGCCTTGCTCGTGATTGGTTCGTGCGCTACCTGCCTGTGGGCGATGTCGCCTGA